One segment of Rhodopirellula baltica SH 1 DNA contains the following:
- a CDS encoding MaoC family dehydratase → MSDSTPIQNAIIPSQNATRPDPVVIAKDSPEPTETLYCEDLQVGNEWLSPWRTITADDVRAFSVLTGDFDPLHDEDENGESLMPKSPFGRPVAHGLLGLSVLAGLSTEYPRAATLALVSVSDWNFDNPVFFGERVRVVTTVESTEAHGRRAAKITWHRQLISDDGRTLQQGKFVTLVASNKRYRRQPR, encoded by the coding sequence ATGTCCGATTCGACTCCAATTCAGAATGCGATCATCCCATCGCAGAATGCGACTCGCCCGGACCCAGTCGTCATCGCGAAAGATTCCCCGGAACCGACCGAGACGCTCTACTGCGAAGATTTGCAAGTCGGTAATGAGTGGCTGAGCCCCTGGCGGACCATCACGGCGGACGATGTCCGAGCGTTTTCAGTACTGACCGGCGACTTTGATCCACTGCATGACGAAGACGAAAACGGCGAAAGCCTCATGCCGAAGTCGCCGTTCGGCCGCCCGGTAGCACATGGTTTATTGGGATTGAGCGTGCTGGCGGGATTGTCGACCGAATACCCACGTGCCGCGACTTTGGCTTTGGTGTCGGTCAGCGATTGGAACTTCGACAACCCGGTCTTCTTTGGCGAACGAGTTCGCGTGGTCACAACCGTCGAATCCACCGAAGCCCACGGACGTCGCGCCGCGAAAATCACTTGGCATCGTCAATTGATCAGCGACGATGGCCGAACGTTGCAGCAAGGCAAGTTTGTGACTCTGGTCGCATCGAACAAACGTTACCGTCGACAACCTCGCTGA
- a CDS encoding 3-keto-disaccharide hydrolase gives MTKLLFANTLAPNKLTTIAFCLALTLASVVSVRAESPVTPPAESGLTSIFNGKDLTGWSGDDRLWSVRDGVIHGETTPENKANGNTFLIWEDGNTKNFEVRLSFRCNATNNSGIQYRSKHITDKSARNEWVVRGYQHELRNEMNFPNIAGFIYDEGGRRGRICMVGEKAAWKDGKKQVLENFMDEAEFQKLFQLDGWNEVVIIGKGNHIQHFLNGKLILDFTDEQPELKLLDGKLALQLHAGKPMWAEFKDIRFKSLD, from the coding sequence ATGACAAAATTGCTTTTCGCAAACACCCTGGCGCCCAACAAGTTGACGACGATTGCATTTTGCCTCGCACTGACGTTGGCCAGTGTCGTCTCCGTTCGCGCTGAATCGCCCGTCACGCCACCCGCCGAAAGCGGTTTGACATCGATCTTCAACGGCAAAGATCTGACCGGATGGAGCGGCGATGATCGATTGTGGTCGGTTCGCGATGGCGTCATCCACGGCGAAACCACTCCCGAAAACAAAGCCAATGGCAACACGTTTTTGATTTGGGAAGACGGCAACACAAAGAACTTCGAAGTCCGCTTGTCGTTCCGCTGCAACGCGACGAACAACTCGGGAATTCAGTATCGCTCCAAACACATCACCGACAAATCGGCTCGTAACGAGTGGGTTGTCCGTGGTTACCAGCATGAGCTTCGCAACGAGATGAACTTCCCCAACATCGCGGGATTCATTTACGACGAAGGTGGCCGCCGCGGCCGGATCTGCATGGTCGGCGAAAAGGCAGCTTGGAAAGACGGAAAGAAGCAGGTGCTGGAGAACTTCATGGATGAAGCTGAGTTCCAAAAACTCTTCCAATTGGATGGCTGGAACGAAGTCGTCATCATCGGCAAAGGCAACCACATCCAGCATTTCCTAAACGGAAAGTTGATCCTTGACTTCACCGACGAGCAACCCGAACTGAAATTGCTCGATGGCAAACTTGCGTTGCAACTGCACGCTGGCAAACCGATGTGGGCTGAATTCAAAGACATCCGCTTCAAATCATTGGACTGA
- a CDS encoding GMC family oxidoreductase produces MEAERPDQFSHGTVILGGGLCGLILAHELAISLQSRLGSDAPCVWVVEAPCDDVPQRDEQRPIRWLRLLGGKADYQYQTQPSAELAGRSLPWPRGKGLGGSGRINSMIWFPPTDADFQSLADSLVGEQPQNADVIVDTERQLRVAFERAREIVRPERARWISPTSRAFLDSVSNGSDQDFHVYDRLNRNGRRWTAASAISDLQRTDPEASKLIRIVRSNVLSVRIEGDTVTGIGWADGATSSIASSVEVISALGAIGSPTLLHRSGIDDSNIGGNLHDHLIMPMVHSHDGGAFSDADPEMAALAKWQHTGGGPIACNIAECGGLDAEQRWQLHVTPTDYLRFPKDTRRGAMTIGVNVTRPLSRGRIRWSDDETIIDAGYWNDDRDRVELLEGVRWVRDLVKQSMLDQWLRSEMIPGAKRQTDDAICAAMARYSQTLYHPAGTCALGSVVDSDFSVRGMSNLRVVDASVLAEPTIGNPTATLAALACFAAKQFIHR; encoded by the coding sequence ATGGAGGCGGAACGACCGGATCAGTTTTCTCACGGGACGGTGATTCTGGGTGGCGGTTTATGCGGCCTGATCCTGGCTCACGAGTTGGCCATTTCACTGCAATCTCGACTGGGGTCTGACGCTCCATGCGTATGGGTTGTCGAAGCCCCATGCGATGACGTTCCGCAAAGAGATGAGCAACGACCGATTCGCTGGCTGCGTTTGCTTGGCGGAAAAGCGGACTACCAATATCAAACTCAACCATCGGCCGAGTTGGCTGGTCGGTCCCTTCCTTGGCCACGTGGAAAAGGTTTGGGTGGCAGTGGGCGAATCAACTCGATGATTTGGTTCCCGCCAACTGATGCAGACTTTCAATCGCTAGCCGATTCGCTTGTTGGGGAACAACCACAGAACGCGGATGTCATAGTCGACACGGAGCGACAACTTCGTGTGGCGTTTGAGCGAGCTCGTGAAATCGTTCGTCCCGAGCGTGCTCGTTGGATCAGTCCCACCAGCAGGGCGTTTTTGGATTCCGTTTCGAATGGTTCGGATCAAGACTTTCACGTCTACGATCGGCTGAATCGAAACGGTCGGCGGTGGACGGCCGCGAGTGCAATCTCAGATCTGCAACGTACCGATCCTGAAGCGTCAAAACTGATTCGAATTGTCAGATCCAACGTGTTGTCGGTGCGAATCGAGGGTGACACGGTCACCGGGATTGGTTGGGCTGATGGAGCGACGAGTTCAATTGCAAGCAGCGTCGAAGTCATTTCGGCACTCGGCGCGATCGGATCGCCAACGTTGCTGCATCGAAGTGGAATCGATGATTCAAATATCGGTGGCAACCTGCACGACCATCTGATCATGCCCATGGTTCATTCCCATGATGGCGGTGCGTTCTCCGATGCGGATCCTGAAATGGCGGCTTTGGCAAAGTGGCAACACACCGGTGGTGGTCCGATCGCTTGTAACATTGCCGAGTGTGGTGGCTTAGATGCGGAGCAACGATGGCAATTGCACGTGACACCAACTGACTACCTTCGGTTCCCCAAAGACACTCGGCGCGGGGCGATGACCATCGGTGTCAACGTGACGCGTCCGCTATCGCGAGGCCGCATTCGATGGAGCGATGACGAAACGATTATCGATGCCGGTTATTGGAACGACGACCGTGATCGAGTCGAGTTGCTCGAAGGAGTTCGCTGGGTCCGGGATTTGGTCAAGCAATCGATGCTCGATCAGTGGCTTCGATCCGAAATGATTCCGGGTGCAAAGCGACAAACCGACGATGCCATTTGTGCGGCGATGGCTCGCTATTCACAAACGCTTTATCACCCCGCTGGAACTTGTGCTCTGGGAAGCGTTGTGGACTCCGATTTCTCGGTTCGCGGAATGTCCAACTTGCGAGTTGTGGATGCGTCAGTCTTGGCTGAGCCCACGATCGGTAATCCAACCGCGACGCTAGCGGCGTTGGCGTGCTTCGCCGCGAAACAATTCATCCACCGATAA
- a CDS encoding MBL fold metallo-hydrolase, translated as MLARKPLFPGVIELNFQAGEVLGCNVYLVHDSDEWILIDIGYEETVDDFVEIIRGLDFPLSRCKTLVATHADVDHIQGLAKAKQILKTTISAHPNAVEPLTTGDTLKTLAVIEAQNLKMAMPPVEIENQINDGDIITVGKKEIEVWHTPGHTDSQLAFRIGDVLLSGDNLYRDGCIGAIDAHHGSDIRSFIKSLTRIRDSDVKWLAPSHGPVFAKDNAMLDKVIERVSGYLHMADFGTLAEDWPLMNEWDDEVEQGILPEGLQTPTE; from the coding sequence ATGCTCGCAAGAAAACCCCTGTTTCCCGGCGTGATCGAGTTGAACTTCCAAGCCGGTGAAGTGCTTGGGTGCAACGTCTACTTGGTCCATGATTCCGATGAATGGATCCTGATCGACATTGGTTACGAAGAGACCGTCGATGACTTCGTCGAAATCATTCGCGGATTGGACTTTCCGCTCTCGCGTTGCAAAACGCTGGTCGCCACTCACGCCGACGTCGACCACATCCAGGGATTGGCGAAAGCCAAGCAAATTCTGAAGACGACCATCTCGGCGCATCCCAACGCGGTTGAACCGCTGACCACGGGCGACACGCTCAAGACGTTGGCGGTCATCGAGGCGCAAAACCTGAAGATGGCAATGCCTCCCGTTGAGATCGAAAACCAAATCAACGACGGAGACATCATCACCGTCGGCAAAAAAGAAATCGAAGTCTGGCACACGCCCGGGCATACCGACAGTCAACTTGCATTCCGGATCGGCGACGTGTTGTTGTCCGGTGACAATCTTTATCGAGACGGTTGCATCGGCGCGATTGATGCTCACCACGGAAGCGACATTCGCTCGTTCATCAAATCGCTCACCCGCATCCGTGATAGCGATGTGAAGTGGTTGGCACCCAGTCACGGCCCGGTTTTCGCGAAAGACAACGCGATGCTGGACAAAGTCATCGAGCGGGTCAGTGGTTACTTGCACATGGCCGACTTCGGGACGCTCGCGGAAGATTGGCCGCTGATGAACGAATGGGACGACGAGGTCGAGCAAGGCATTTTGCCCGAGGGTTTGCAAACTCCGACGGAGTGA
- a CDS encoding sugar phosphate isomerase/epimerase family protein encodes MQLGFVSAILPEYDLEEVFAVASQCGYECVEVMCWPPGKAERRYAGTTHIDVNDLTDKRIEEIQSLCQRYDVAISSLGYYPNPLSPDESESKVAAEHLIRLIGASSQLGIGRVTTFVGRDPKKTIDDNWPRVENVWGPIIEAAEKSDVRIGIENCPMFFSDDEWPGGKNLAISPAVWRRMFETFPSEHFGLNYDPSHPVFMHMDYLTPMRAFADRLVHVHAKDVRVDQMMLDQVGVFANPNEWHTPKLPGLGQVDWGQFFSILTDTGYSGPVCVEVEDRAYEGSIENRIRALKQSHDYLRNYLPRM; translated from the coding sequence ATGCAACTTGGTTTTGTCAGCGCCATCTTGCCAGAATACGATCTGGAAGAAGTCTTCGCCGTCGCGAGCCAGTGTGGCTACGAATGTGTCGAGGTCATGTGCTGGCCGCCGGGCAAAGCAGAACGTCGGTACGCGGGAACGACGCACATCGATGTCAACGATCTGACCGACAAACGTATCGAAGAGATTCAGTCCCTTTGCCAGCGATACGATGTCGCAATCAGTTCCTTGGGCTACTACCCCAATCCGTTGTCACCCGACGAGTCCGAGTCAAAGGTAGCAGCAGAACACTTGATCCGATTGATCGGGGCGTCCTCTCAACTGGGAATCGGCCGCGTGACCACGTTCGTTGGCCGCGATCCGAAGAAAACGATCGACGACAACTGGCCCCGTGTTGAAAACGTTTGGGGCCCCATCATCGAAGCGGCCGAGAAGTCCGACGTTCGAATCGGCATCGAAAATTGCCCCATGTTTTTCTCCGACGACGAATGGCCCGGCGGAAAGAATTTGGCGATCAGTCCGGCGGTATGGCGACGAATGTTTGAGACATTCCCGAGCGAACACTTCGGACTGAATTACGATCCATCTCATCCAGTGTTCATGCACATGGATTACCTGACGCCAATGCGAGCCTTCGCAGATCGTTTGGTTCATGTCCACGCAAAAGACGTTCGCGTCGACCAAATGATGCTGGACCAAGTCGGAGTGTTTGCCAATCCAAATGAATGGCACACACCAAAGCTACCAGGACTCGGACAAGTCGATTGGGGGCAGTTCTTTTCGATCCTGACCGACACTGGATACAGTGGACCTGTTTGCGTGGAAGTTGAAGACCGTGCTTACGAAGGCTCGATCGAGAATCGAATTCGAGCTTTGAAACAAAGCCACGATTATCTTCGGAACTACTTGCCAAGGATGTAA
- a CDS encoding class I SAM-dependent methyltransferase — protein MTLQRFCLAVLAVICSVHSNDSNAQETVSDSINPGINDAFLDPELDVDAWLQRFEVESREVYAAKDQIVAAMKLKPGDQVADVGTGTGLFLEPFSDAVGKDGWIFAIDIAPKFIERVSRISELKRLGNVTPVLGLPDDICLPPNSITAAFVCDVYHHFEYPANSLKSIFDAMKPGGQLVVIDFERIEGKSREWTMGHVRAGKETFRKEIEAAGFVFREEVKLDGFDENYFLRFGRP, from the coding sequence ATGACGTTGCAACGCTTTTGCCTCGCAGTTCTCGCTGTGATTTGTAGTGTGCATTCGAACGACTCGAATGCGCAAGAAACGGTCTCTGATTCGATCAATCCAGGAATCAACGATGCTTTCCTGGATCCCGAATTGGACGTCGACGCTTGGTTGCAACGTTTTGAAGTAGAAAGCCGCGAAGTCTACGCGGCCAAAGACCAGATCGTCGCGGCAATGAAATTGAAGCCCGGCGATCAGGTGGCGGACGTCGGCACCGGGACCGGTTTGTTTTTGGAACCGTTCAGCGATGCCGTTGGAAAAGACGGCTGGATTTTCGCGATCGATATTGCTCCGAAATTTATCGAGCGTGTCAGTCGAATTTCCGAGCTCAAACGTCTCGGCAATGTCACGCCCGTCCTCGGATTGCCCGATGACATTTGTCTTCCGCCGAATAGCATCACCGCGGCATTTGTTTGTGATGTCTACCATCACTTTGAGTATCCCGCGAATTCGTTGAAGTCAATCTTCGATGCGATGAAGCCCGGTGGGCAATTGGTTGTGATCGACTTTGAGCGAATCGAAGGCAAGTCCCGTGAATGGACGATGGGTCACGTACGAGCTGGCAAAGAGACATTCCGCAAAGAGATCGAAGCCGCCGGGTTTGTGTTTCGAGAAGAAGTCAAGCTGGATGGCTTTGACGAGAATTACTTTCTGCGATTCGGTCGGCCGTAG
- a CDS encoding amidophosphoribosyltransferase produces MAELNHECGVAAIYHLSGRGRSPVCTDDGPRQISRLLPRMLLDIQNRGQLAAGMSTFDPDRPALLKTRRDVGTVTEVFRLNHRAKAESLMKSLAGRAAIGHVRYATCGADDRNYAQPFERRHIHKRKWFSFCFNGQLANYTLLKQRLLADGDHHLALDTDTEIILHEIARLLSQSQERVDWIDVLKQVTAGFDGAYSMALLTAEGEMLVARDPLGIKPMCYIHEGPLFACASESVALLNLGFEPDQIRSLPPGHAILIDPDEGFRMERFAEPETPKHCFFEWIYFANVASTLDDRSVYLSRTNLGRELATAEREFGRVPLDDPDTIIVPVPDTSKAAADSMAYELSIPCREGLIRNRYAGRTFIEGGRARKAKAAAKYTPLREVLQGKRVILVEDSIVRSTTMNALLDRIRDVGGAKEIHVRVACPPIVAPCFYGIDMSTIDQLIAPKYFSLTGELDEESQQRMADDLGADSLQYLPVSAIARAINLPEEHLCQACVTGKYPTPIGQHLYQIACDNRGARVNNQRTYEQLAAAVAGQ; encoded by the coding sequence ATGGCTGAATTGAATCACGAATGCGGCGTTGCCGCGATCTACCACCTTTCTGGTCGCGGGCGCAGCCCGGTGTGCACGGACGATGGACCGCGACAAATTTCGCGTCTGTTGCCCCGCATGTTGCTCGACATCCAAAATCGCGGGCAGCTTGCCGCTGGGATGTCCACGTTCGACCCCGATCGTCCCGCGCTGCTGAAAACGCGGCGTGATGTCGGAACGGTGACGGAAGTCTTCCGCCTGAATCATCGGGCCAAAGCCGAATCGTTGATGAAATCGCTGGCCGGTCGCGCCGCCATCGGACACGTTCGCTACGCCACCTGTGGCGCCGATGACCGGAACTACGCTCAACCTTTCGAGCGACGGCATATCCATAAACGCAAATGGTTCAGCTTCTGCTTCAATGGCCAACTGGCCAATTACACCCTTTTGAAGCAGCGGTTGCTCGCCGATGGCGATCACCACTTGGCACTCGACACCGACACCGAAATCATTCTCCACGAGATCGCTCGATTGCTATCGCAGTCGCAGGAACGAGTCGACTGGATCGACGTCCTGAAACAGGTCACGGCCGGTTTCGACGGTGCCTACTCAATGGCATTGTTGACCGCAGAAGGTGAGATGTTGGTCGCTCGCGACCCATTGGGCATCAAACCGATGTGCTACATCCACGAAGGCCCGCTGTTTGCCTGTGCCAGCGAAAGCGTCGCTCTTTTGAATCTCGGGTTCGAACCAGATCAAATTCGATCGTTGCCTCCTGGTCATGCGATCTTGATTGATCCTGACGAAGGTTTCCGGATGGAACGATTCGCGGAACCCGAAACGCCCAAACACTGCTTCTTTGAATGGATCTATTTCGCCAACGTCGCCAGCACGCTGGACGACCGAAGCGTCTATCTTTCGCGAACCAACTTGGGTCGTGAACTGGCCACCGCGGAACGTGAGTTCGGTCGAGTTCCGTTGGACGATCCAGACACGATCATTGTGCCGGTTCCTGACACCAGCAAAGCTGCCGCAGACTCGATGGCCTATGAATTATCGATCCCATGCCGCGAAGGCTTGATCCGCAACCGATATGCCGGGCGGACATTCATCGAAGGCGGTCGCGCTCGCAAAGCAAAGGCGGCGGCAAAGTACACGCCGCTTCGCGAAGTCTTGCAAGGGAAACGAGTCATCCTGGTGGAGGACTCCATCGTTCGAAGCACGACCATGAACGCGTTGCTGGATCGTATTCGTGACGTTGGTGGCGCGAAGGAAATCCACGTTCGCGTGGCTTGCCCGCCGATCGTTGCTCCGTGCTTCTACGGAATCGACATGAGCACGATCGATCAATTGATCGCGCCGAAGTACTTCTCGTTGACCGGTGAACTGGACGAAGAATCGCAGCAACGGATGGCCGACGATCTCGGTGCTGATTCGCTGCAATACTTGCCAGTATCCGCAATCGCACGAGCCATCAACTTGCCGGAGGAACACCTCTGTCAGGCTTGCGTGACGGGCAAATACCCAACGCCTATCGGCCAGCACCTGTATCAGATTGCATGCGACAATCGTGGGGCGAGAGTCAACAATCAGCGAACCTACGAGCAACTCGCTGCGGCTGTTGCCGGACAGTGA
- a CDS encoding NAD(P)-binding domain-containing protein — protein MKPSESTDPAPHEPNRVCDVVVVGGGPIGIETAIEMRRNGIDALVFEAGPLGHTISWWAPQTRWFSSNDRISIAGVPLNTIDQAKASREEYLNYLRSVVDQFDVPVETFSKVDKIEARPDDPRRWQVQVRSKWIEASAVVLAIGGTDHPNRLNVPGEDLPHVDGYLREAHHYHGRRVLIVGGRNSAVEAAIRLHRVGAKVTLSYHREELPEASIKYWLRPEIDGLIRSKAIEALFESRVTAITPERVDLDQTLPDGRHHTLHMHFDDVLTLIGYEQDKTLFKQLGIRMEDPGGKPIYNDETMETELPGIYVAGTAVGGTQSSKYQVFLENCHVHAAKITKHLLEYGIGSRNTDAKRQAKPSATPELNRQIEMNPES, from the coding sequence GTGAAACCATCTGAATCCACCGATCCCGCACCGCACGAACCCAATCGCGTTTGCGACGTGGTGGTGGTTGGCGGCGGACCCATCGGAATCGAAACGGCGATTGAGATGCGTCGAAACGGGATTGATGCGTTGGTTTTCGAGGCCGGACCGCTCGGTCACACGATCTCGTGGTGGGCACCCCAAACGCGATGGTTCAGCAGCAACGACCGCATCTCAATTGCCGGCGTTCCGTTGAACACGATTGACCAAGCGAAAGCGAGCCGGGAAGAGTACCTCAACTACTTGCGAAGTGTCGTCGATCAGTTTGATGTTCCGGTGGAAACGTTTTCGAAGGTCGACAAAATCGAAGCTCGGCCGGATGACCCTCGTCGCTGGCAGGTTCAAGTCCGTTCGAAGTGGATCGAAGCATCGGCGGTGGTGCTGGCGATTGGTGGAACGGACCATCCGAATCGATTGAATGTTCCCGGTGAAGATCTACCGCATGTCGACGGTTACTTACGTGAAGCTCACCACTATCACGGGCGTCGCGTGCTGATCGTCGGCGGTCGCAACAGCGCAGTCGAAGCCGCTATCCGTTTGCACCGCGTCGGTGCAAAAGTCACGTTGAGTTATCATCGAGAAGAACTGCCAGAGGCCAGCATCAAGTATTGGCTGCGTCCGGAGATCGATGGTCTGATTCGAAGCAAAGCGATCGAAGCTTTGTTTGAAAGCCGAGTGACCGCGATCACGCCGGAACGAGTCGATTTGGATCAGACGTTGCCTGACGGGCGGCATCACACGTTGCACATGCATTTCGACGATGTGCTAACGCTGATCGGCTACGAACAAGACAAAACCTTGTTCAAGCAGCTGGGAATTCGTATGGAAGATCCTGGCGGCAAACCGATCTACAACGACGAGACAATGGAAACCGAATTGCCGGGTATCTACGTCGCTGGAACCGCCGTCGGTGGCACGCAAAGCAGCAAGTACCAAGTATTCCTCGAGAACTGTCATGTGCATGCGGCGAAGATCACCAAGCACTTGTTGGAGTATGGTATCGGCAGTCGCAACACGGATGCAAAGAGACAAGCGAAACCGTCAGCCACGCCTGAGCTGAACCGTCAAATTGAGATGAATCCAGAGAGCTGA
- a CDS encoding sodium/glutamate symporter has translation MLHAIVFVCALLLVGVWLRQQVAWFRLGLIPASLIAGFLGLAVIQWFHWNERDTMQPIVSALGPWPSTLIAVVFAAMLLGKSPQDPSSTNRHLVRDVMQQGLMVWIIVLGQTVVGLWVTWLWVGPQFDLPSSAGMLIETGFAGGHGTAAAMGDVFKHASIGWDEGLDLGVMMATGGLVYGLVSGIIWIQLAVRLGWIQVESSAEISPNDASQTADSFETAKASDEPHAETNPQPASIGRARIDGSVIDPLLLQIIWLALAMGIGVAMQSGVGWAAEAFGTHSVAQSAEPTTAELSGPADAGESQLRSRLTLASIVGSFPLFIYTLFGGLIVRVLLRAIGQVRLIDETTIHRISGTSMDLLVVAAVATLNLAAVASLWMPLVILFVAGSIWSTFCLLFLSRKILPAEKWFPLGLINFGMSTGTTATGFVLLRVVDPDLKSGAAEDYALAAPLSAPFVGGGMITVAMPLVVLSRISVVWPALLLATLLVVLIVLGIRSRRSC, from the coding sequence ATGCTTCACGCCATCGTTTTTGTTTGTGCATTGTTGCTCGTTGGCGTTTGGTTGCGTCAACAAGTCGCATGGTTTCGCTTGGGATTGATTCCCGCATCCTTGATCGCTGGATTTCTCGGATTGGCGGTCATCCAGTGGTTTCACTGGAACGAGCGTGACACGATGCAGCCCATCGTGTCCGCCCTCGGACCGTGGCCGTCAACCTTGATTGCCGTCGTTTTCGCCGCGATGTTGCTGGGTAAAAGCCCCCAAGATCCATCGTCGACCAATCGGCATCTGGTTCGAGACGTCATGCAACAAGGCCTGATGGTTTGGATCATCGTGTTGGGTCAAACCGTGGTGGGACTCTGGGTCACGTGGTTGTGGGTCGGACCGCAGTTCGATTTACCATCCTCCGCCGGCATGTTGATCGAAACCGGCTTCGCTGGTGGACACGGCACCGCCGCGGCAATGGGCGACGTGTTCAAGCACGCTTCGATCGGCTGGGACGAGGGGTTGGATTTGGGCGTCATGATGGCGACCGGTGGACTGGTCTACGGATTGGTTTCAGGCATCATTTGGATCCAATTGGCCGTCCGACTGGGATGGATCCAAGTTGAAAGTTCCGCCGAGATCTCACCCAACGACGCATCTCAAACCGCAGACTCATTCGAAACCGCAAAAGCGTCCGACGAACCACACGCGGAAACGAATCCCCAGCCAGCATCAATTGGACGGGCGCGAATCGATGGAAGCGTGATCGATCCGTTGTTGTTGCAAATCATTTGGCTGGCACTCGCAATGGGCATCGGTGTTGCGATGCAATCCGGAGTGGGCTGGGCCGCGGAGGCTTTTGGCACGCATTCAGTCGCCCAATCCGCCGAACCGACCACGGCGGAACTCAGCGGACCTGCCGATGCGGGTGAGTCTCAACTGCGTTCTCGATTGACGCTGGCCAGCATCGTAGGGTCGTTTCCGTTGTTCATTTACACCTTGTTCGGCGGATTGATCGTGCGAGTTCTGCTCCGGGCGATCGGGCAGGTCCGCTTGATTGACGAAACAACGATCCACCGAATTTCAGGAACCTCGATGGATTTGTTGGTCGTTGCCGCCGTCGCGACTCTGAATTTGGCCGCCGTGGCGTCTTTGTGGATGCCTTTGGTCATTCTCTTTGTGGCCGGATCGATCTGGTCGACGTTCTGCCTGCTGTTTCTTTCGAGAAAAATTTTGCCCGCTGAAAAATGGTTCCCGCTGGGTTTGATCAACTTTGGAATGTCGACGGGCACGACCGCGACCGGATTTGTACTGTTGCGAGTCGTCGATCCTGATCTGAAGTCGGGTGCGGCCGAGGATTACGCGTTGGCGGCTCCTTTGTCAGCACCCTTCGTTGGCGGTGGCATGATCACCGTTGCGATGCCCTTGGTCGTCCTTTCTCGAATTTCCGTGGTTTGGCCAGCCCTATTGCTGGCGACTTTGCTGGTGGTGCTGATCGTTCTGGGGATTCGATCGAGACGATCCTGCTGA